Part of the Streptomyces sp. NBC_01264 genome, GTCGAGAAGCTCGTCGCCGACCACACCACCGGACGCACCCTCGGCTTCATGGGCGAACCCCGCGTCAACGTCCTCGAACTCAACATCGCCCTGAAGGCGCTGTCCAAGAGCTGATGTTCCACAACGCTCGGTCAAAGAAGCCGGCGGGGCGCGGAAGCTCCCCCAGCTACCGCTGGGAGGGTCCGTGCGCTCCGCCGGCTTCTTGCCGTGCCCGCAACGAAGGAAAGGCTGCACACCGATGACCCGGGTGCTGGTGGTGGAGGACGACCCGCAGCTCGTCCGCGCACTGAAGATCAACCTCCAGGCGCGCAAGTTCGAGGTCGAGGAAGCCGCCGACGGCGGTACGGCCCTGCGGCTCGCCGCCGCCCACAAGCCAGACGTGATAGTGCTCGACCTCGGGCTCCCCGACATGGACGGCATCGAAGTCATCAAGGGTGTCCGTGGCTGGAGCAAGGTTCCCATCCTGGTCCTCTCGGCCCGGCACACCTCGGAGGACAAGATCCGAGCCCTGGATGCCGGCGCGGACGACTACGTCACGAAGCCGTTCAGCATGGACGAGTTGCTCGCCCGCCTGCGGGCGGCCACCCGCAGACAGGAGGCACCCGAGGCCTCCCAGGCGGCCGAGGTCTCCGTCGTCACAACCGACGAGTTCAGCATCGATCTGATCGCGAAGAAGGTGCACCGGGGCGAGCGCACCGTACGCCTCACCCCGACGGAATGGCACCTGCTGGAGATCCTCATCACCCACCCCGGCCGCCTGATCACCCAGAGTCAACTGCTGCTGGAGGTCTGGGGACCGACGTACGGGGAGAACACCAACTACCTGCGCGTGTACATGGCCCAGCTACGGCGCAAACTGGAAGCGGACCCCTCGCACCCGCGGTACCTGATCACCGAACCGGGGATGGGATACCGCTTCGAACCCTGATCACCTGCCCCCTCCTCAG contains:
- a CDS encoding response regulator — protein: MTRVLVVEDDPQLVRALKINLQARKFEVEEAADGGTALRLAAAHKPDVIVLDLGLPDMDGIEVIKGVRGWSKVPILVLSARHTSEDKIRALDAGADDYVTKPFSMDELLARLRAATRRQEAPEASQAAEVSVVTTDEFSIDLIAKKVHRGERTVRLTPTEWHLLEILITHPGRLITQSQLLLEVWGPTYGENTNYLRVYMAQLRRKLEADPSHPRYLITEPGMGYRFEP